One stretch of Bosea vaviloviae DNA includes these proteins:
- the sdhD gene encoding succinate dehydrogenase, hydrophobic membrane anchor protein, giving the protein MQSNSSMRTPLGRVRGLGSAKSGTGHFWLQRVTAVANVVLTVIFLGIVISLFGKPYPAAMATLSHPLVAILMLLFVLSGVVHMRIGMQVVIEDYIHGEGLKIAAVMANTFFAIAIGAACVFAVLKLSFGG; this is encoded by the coding sequence ATGCAGTCCAACTCCTCCATGCGTACCCCGCTCGGCCGCGTTCGCGGTCTGGGTTCCGCCAAATCCGGCACCGGGCATTTCTGGCTCCAGCGCGTCACGGCGGTGGCCAATGTCGTGCTGACGGTGATCTTCCTCGGCATCGTGATCTCGCTCTTCGGCAAGCCCTATCCGGCGGCGATGGCGACGCTGTCGCATCCGCTGGTCGCGATCCTGATGCTGCTCTTCGTCCTCTCGGGCGTGGTGCATATGCGGATCGGCATGCAGGTCGTCATCGAGGATTACATCCATGGCGAGGGCCTCAAGATCGCCGCCGTGATGGCCAACACCTTCTTCGCGATCGCGATCGGCGCCGCTTGCGTCTTCGCGGTGCTGAAGCTCTCGTTTGGAGGCTGA
- the sdhC gene encoding succinate dehydrogenase, cytochrome b556 subunit — translation MNLAEVKQAARPLSPHLQIYRWSWTMAMSIAHRVTGCALYAGTVLIAAWLVAAASGPAAFETAQWIAGSILGRLVLFGYSFALLHHMVGGLRHFIWDMGYGYEPETRMNMAKYSGVVSGGLTLLVWILAYALR, via the coding sequence GTGAATTTGGCCGAGGTCAAACAGGCGGCGCGCCCGCTTTCGCCGCATCTGCAGATTTACCGCTGGTCCTGGACCATGGCGATGTCGATCGCGCATCGCGTCACCGGCTGTGCGCTCTATGCCGGCACCGTGCTGATCGCGGCCTGGCTCGTGGCCGCCGCTTCGGGGCCTGCCGCCTTCGAGACCGCGCAATGGATTGCGGGCTCGATCCTCGGACGGCTGGTGCTGTTCGGCTATTCCTTCGCGCTGCTGCACCACATGGTCGGGGGCCTCCGGCATTTCATCTGGGACATGGGCTATGGCTATGAGCCGGAAACCCGGATGAACATGGCGAAATACAGCGGCGTCGTTTCGGGCGGGCTCACTCTGCTCGTCTGGATCCTCGCCTACGCCCTGCGCTGA
- a CDS encoding MaoC family dehydratase, which yields MSEPVAKTNPGRFFEDFNLGETIVHATPRTVTSGDVSLYTALYGPRFAVQSSDAFAKALGYPAAPIDDLLVFHIVFGKTVPDISLNAIANLGYADGRFLRPVFPGDTLSTTSEVIGLKQTSAGDAGIVYVRSIGRNQQAEIVLSYARWVLVRKRQPGTPAHAEQVPELPKAVLPEELGQGCPAIELTAYDDALAGSPFRWGAYAAGEQIDHIDGMTVEEAEHQIATRLYQNTAKVHFDAYSARESRFGKRLIYGGHVISLARALSFNGLGNAFHIAAINGGRHVSPLFAGDTVFAWSQVLEAAELPGRSDVGALRLRLIATKNRPCGEFPLQHGDQYDDGIILDFDYWALLPR from the coding sequence ATGTCAGAGCCCGTCGCGAAAACCAATCCTGGCCGCTTCTTCGAGGATTTCAACCTCGGCGAGACCATCGTGCACGCGACGCCGCGCACGGTCACGAGCGGCGACGTCTCGCTCTACACGGCGCTTTATGGCCCGCGTTTCGCGGTGCAATCCTCCGATGCCTTCGCCAAAGCGCTGGGCTATCCCGCCGCTCCGATCGACGATCTGCTCGTCTTCCACATCGTCTTCGGCAAGACGGTGCCCGACATCTCGCTGAACGCGATCGCCAATCTCGGCTATGCCGATGGGCGCTTCCTGAGGCCGGTCTTTCCCGGCGATACGCTCTCGACCACCTCGGAGGTGATCGGGCTGAAGCAGACCTCGGCCGGCGACGCCGGCATCGTCTATGTCCGCTCCATCGGTCGCAACCAACAGGCCGAGATCGTGCTGAGCTATGCGCGCTGGGTGCTGGTGCGCAAGCGCCAGCCGGGCACGCCGGCTCATGCCGAGCAGGTGCCGGAGCTGCCCAAGGCGGTGTTGCCGGAGGAGCTCGGCCAGGGCTGCCCGGCGATCGAGCTTACGGCCTATGACGACGCGCTGGCGGGCTCGCCCTTCCGCTGGGGCGCTTATGCGGCCGGCGAACAGATCGACCATATCGACGGCATGACGGTGGAGGAGGCCGAGCACCAGATCGCGACCCGGCTCTACCAGAACACCGCGAAGGTGCATTTCGACGCCTATAGCGCGCGCGAGAGTCGCTTCGGCAAGCGATTGATCTATGGCGGGCATGTCATCAGCCTGGCGCGGGCCCTGTCCTTCAACGGCCTGGGCAACGCCTTCCACATCGCCGCGATCAATGGCGGGCGCCATGTCTCGCCGCTCTTCGCGGGCGACACGGTCTTCGCCTGGAGCCAGGTGCTGGAGGCCGCCGAATTGCCCGGTCGCAGCGATGTCGGCGCGCTGCGGCTGCGCCTGATCGCGACGAAGAACCGGCCCTGCGGCGAGTTTCCGCTCCAGCATGGCGACCAGTATGATGACGGCATCATCCTCGACTTCGATTATTGGGCGTTGCTGCCGCGCTGA